One stretch of Ornithinimicrobium ciconiae DNA includes these proteins:
- a CDS encoding SPFH domain-containing protein, translating to MIPALVIASILLLLGLVVLCLRIIREYERAIVFRLGRLRGPLGPGVLFVLPFLDKMVRVDLRVVTLTIPPQEVITKDNVTARVNAVVLFRVVDPVRSVMAVENHAVATSQIAQTSLRSVVGRAELDTLLAHRADLNEDLTHTLAQATEPWGVEAQVVEIKDVEIPEIMQRAMAREAEAERERRAKVISARGELQASTELRDAAITLSESPASLQLRYLQTLLELGADQNSTVVFPIPLDIVTPFLEAAGGRARGSASGTESRSDEPATGDTPHRTLTWRGPSGQDPEHDKEEAG from the coding sequence ATGATCCCCGCCCTCGTCATCGCCAGCATCCTGCTCCTGCTCGGGTTGGTGGTGCTGTGTCTGCGCATCATCCGGGAGTATGAGCGTGCCATCGTCTTCCGCCTCGGGCGCCTGCGCGGTCCGCTGGGTCCCGGTGTGCTGTTCGTCCTGCCCTTCCTGGACAAGATGGTCCGGGTGGACCTGCGCGTAGTGACCCTGACCATCCCCCCGCAGGAGGTGATCACCAAGGACAACGTCACCGCACGTGTCAACGCCGTCGTGCTGTTCCGGGTCGTGGACCCGGTCCGGTCCGTGATGGCCGTGGAGAACCATGCCGTAGCGACCTCCCAGATCGCGCAGACCAGCCTGCGGTCGGTGGTCGGACGCGCAGAACTCGACACGCTGCTGGCCCACCGCGCCGACCTCAACGAGGACCTGACCCACACGCTGGCCCAGGCGACCGAGCCGTGGGGCGTGGAGGCTCAGGTGGTGGAGATCAAGGACGTCGAGATCCCCGAGATCATGCAGCGGGCGATGGCCCGGGAGGCCGAGGCTGAGCGCGAGCGGCGCGCCAAGGTGATCAGCGCCCGGGGTGAGCTGCAGGCCTCGACCGAGTTGCGTGACGCCGCCATCACCCTGAGCGAGAGTCCCGCCTCGCTGCAGCTGCGCTATCTGCAGACCCTGCTCGAGCTGGGGGCCGACCAGAACTCGACGGTCGTCTTCCCGATCCCCCTCGACATCGTCACACCCTTTCTGGAGGCTGCCGGTGGGAGAGCCCGAGGCTCGGCCAGCGGCACGGAGAGCCGGTCCGACGAGCCTGCCACCGGGGACACCCCCCACCGCACACTGACCTGGCGCGGGCCGTCCGGTCAGGACCCTGAGCATGACAAGGAGGAAGCCGGATGA